From a single Stackebrandtia endophytica genomic region:
- a CDS encoding transcriptional regulator — protein sequence MASSPEYAKFLGNRLRDIRIQQGLSLQGVEDKSGGKWKAVVIGSYERGDRAITVARLAELAVFYRVPVAELLPDGAPLPVEPGSKLTLDLAALYDHSSPELTHVARYARGIQQRRGDYNGRILSIRADDLAALAIIYDTTPSSLLEKLSELGVLISDPAKFFAELKDAE from the coding sequence ATGGCTTCGTCACCCGAGTACGCGAAATTCCTCGGAAACCGCTTGCGCGACATCCGCATCCAGCAGGGCCTGTCTCTGCAGGGTGTCGAAGACAAGTCCGGCGGTAAGTGGAAGGCCGTCGTCATCGGTTCGTATGAGCGGGGCGACCGTGCCATCACCGTGGCTCGCTTGGCGGAACTGGCCGTGTTCTACCGCGTGCCGGTCGCCGAGCTCCTCCCCGACGGTGCACCGCTTCCCGTGGAGCCCGGCAGCAAGCTCACCCTCGACCTTGCCGCTCTGTATGACCACAGCTCCCCGGAGCTGACCCACGTCGCCCGTTACGCCCGCGGAATTCAGCAGCGTCGCGGCGACTACAACGGCCGGATCCTCTCGATCCGCGCCGACGACCTGGCCGCTCTGGCCATCATCTACGACACCACCCCGTCGTCGCTGCTGGAGAAGTTGAGCGAGCTCGGTGTGCTCATCTCGGACCCGGCGAAGTTCTTCGCCGAGCTCAAGGACGCCGAGTAA
- the pyrR gene encoding bifunctional pyr operon transcriptional regulator/uracil phosphoribosyltransferase PyrR, protein MADAAHDQVGEVRPDRQILSPSDISRVIDRIAHQILEKTRGATDTVLLGIPTRGVPLATRLAERIATFEGLTIPHGALDVTLYRDDLRIRGARALGPTDVPAAGVDGRRVILVDDVLYSGRTVRAALNALYDLGRPSQVQLAVLVDRGHRQLPIRADYVGKNIPTAASETVSVLLSEHDGVDAVRLSGGAT, encoded by the coding sequence GTGGCAGACGCTGCCCACGACCAGGTCGGCGAGGTCCGACCTGACCGACAAATATTGTCCCCATCGGATATTTCCCGGGTGATCGACCGGATCGCCCACCAGATTCTCGAGAAGACCCGCGGTGCGACCGACACCGTTCTATTGGGCATTCCCACACGGGGTGTCCCACTGGCGACCCGGTTGGCCGAACGCATTGCGACCTTCGAGGGGCTGACCATTCCACACGGTGCCCTCGACGTCACGCTCTACCGGGACGATCTGCGAATTCGGGGAGCCCGAGCACTGGGCCCCACCGACGTTCCCGCCGCTGGCGTCGACGGTCGTCGCGTCATTCTCGTCGACGACGTCCTCTACTCCGGTCGTACCGTTCGCGCCGCCCTCAACGCGTTGTACGACCTCGGTCGTCCCTCCCAGGTGCAGTTGGCCGTCCTGGTCGACAGGGGGCACCGCCAGCTTCCGATTCGCGCCGACTACGTCGGCAAGAACATTCCCACCGCCGCCAGCGAGACGGTGTCGGTCCTGCTCAGCGAACACGACGGCGTCGACGCCGTTCGTCTGTCCGGAGGTGCCACATGA
- a CDS encoding aspartate carbamoyltransferase catalytic subunit has product MIPHLLSASDLDRDTATLVLDTAQGMASAMTGREVRKLPTLRGRTVVNLFFEDSTRTRVSFEAAAKRLSADVVTFSAKGSSVSKGESLKDTALTLQAMGADAVVVRHSASGAPHRLTGWLNGSVINAGDGTHEHPTQALLDAYTIRQRMGRFDGLRVTIVGDVLHSRVARSNVALLTTFGARVTLVAPPTLLPVGVSAWPVEVSYDLDSVLPDTDVVMMLRVQRERMGDSFFPSAREYSRRYGLDVTRMGRLPEESIVMHPGPMIRGMEIAADVADSERSVIVDQVTNGVLVRMAVLYLMLSGEKGTML; this is encoded by the coding sequence ATGATTCCGCACCTGCTGTCGGCATCCGATCTGGATCGCGACACCGCGACCCTGGTGCTCGATACCGCCCAGGGCATGGCCTCGGCCATGACCGGGCGTGAGGTCCGCAAGCTACCCACCCTGCGGGGCCGGACCGTCGTCAATCTGTTCTTCGAGGACTCCACCCGTACCAGGGTCTCCTTCGAAGCCGCCGCCAAACGGTTGTCGGCGGACGTGGTCACCTTCTCCGCCAAGGGATCCAGTGTCAGTAAGGGCGAGAGCCTCAAGGACACCGCGCTGACCCTTCAGGCCATGGGAGCCGACGCGGTGGTCGTGCGGCACTCGGCCTCCGGGGCACCGCACCGGCTCACCGGTTGGCTGAACGGCAGCGTCATCAACGCCGGTGACGGCACCCATGAACATCCCACCCAGGCGCTGCTGGACGCCTACACCATCCGGCAGCGGATGGGAAGGTTCGACGGGCTGCGCGTCACCATCGTCGGCGACGTCCTGCACAGCCGAGTCGCTCGGTCCAATGTGGCGTTGCTGACCACCTTCGGGGCCCGGGTCACCCTCGTGGCGCCACCCACCCTGCTTCCGGTGGGGGTGTCGGCCTGGCCGGTCGAGGTCTCCTACGACCTGGACTCGGTCCTGCCCGACACCGACGTGGTCATGATGTTGCGAGTCCAGCGCGAACGGATGGGGGACTCCTTCTTCCCGTCGGCGCGGGAGTACAGCCGCCGCTACGGCCTGGACGTCACCCGAATGGGTCGCCTTCCCGAAGAGTCCATCGTGATGCACCCCGGTCCCATGATCCGGGGAATGGAGATCGCCGCCGACGTCGCCGACTCCGAGAGATCGGTGATCGTCGACCAGGTCACCAACGGTGTCCTGGTGCGCATGGCCGTCCTCTACCTGATGCTGTCCGGCGAGAAGGGAACAATGCTATGA
- a CDS encoding dihydroorotase yields MTEWLIKGASPLGDDPVDVLIRDGAIIEMGVVDAPGATVVDAEGLILLPGLVDLHTHLREPGREDAETVLSGSQAAALGGFTAVCAMANTDPVADTAGVVEQVWSLGRDAGYVDVQPIGAVTVGLAGEQLAELGAMASSAAKVRVFSDDGHCVSDPRLMRRALEYVKAFDGVIAQHAEEPQLTVGAQMHEGVVSAKLGLAGWPAVAEEAIIARDALLAGHVGSRLHVCHVSTAGSVEILRWAKRNGWRVTAEVCPHHLLLTDELATSYDPVYKVNPPLRTAEDVAALRQGLAEGVIDIVATDHAPHSLEDKECEWSAARPGMMGLQTALSIVIKTMVESGAIDWDGVAQRMSRTPARIAGLADHGHDPAVGGQANLTLVDPNAEWTVVGAELAGPSRNTPYAGMTLPGAVRATFLRGRPTVLDGKLTEGVSA; encoded by the coding sequence ATGACCGAGTGGCTGATCAAGGGTGCGTCCCCGCTGGGCGACGACCCCGTCGACGTTCTGATCCGAGACGGCGCGATCATCGAGATGGGCGTGGTCGACGCCCCCGGCGCGACTGTCGTCGACGCCGAGGGGCTGATCCTGCTTCCCGGCCTCGTCGACCTGCACACCCACCTGCGCGAACCCGGTCGGGAGGACGCCGAGACCGTGCTGTCGGGCAGCCAGGCGGCCGCGCTGGGCGGGTTCACCGCGGTGTGCGCGATGGCCAACACCGACCCCGTCGCCGACACCGCTGGAGTCGTGGAGCAGGTGTGGAGCCTGGGCCGCGACGCCGGATATGTTGACGTGCAACCGATCGGTGCGGTCACCGTCGGACTGGCCGGTGAGCAGCTCGCCGAACTGGGCGCGATGGCGTCCTCGGCGGCGAAGGTGCGGGTGTTCTCCGACGACGGTCACTGTGTCTCCGACCCCCGATTGATGCGCCGCGCCCTGGAGTACGTGAAGGCCTTCGACGGTGTCATCGCCCAGCACGCCGAGGAACCGCAGTTGACGGTGGGCGCCCAGATGCACGAGGGCGTGGTGTCGGCGAAGCTGGGACTGGCCGGTTGGCCGGCGGTGGCCGAAGAGGCCATCATCGCCCGTGACGCGCTGCTGGCCGGTCACGTCGGCTCGCGGCTGCACGTCTGCCACGTCTCGACCGCCGGCAGTGTCGAGATTCTGCGTTGGGCCAAGCGAAACGGCTGGCGGGTGACCGCCGAAGTCTGTCCGCACCACCTGCTGCTGACCGATGAGCTGGCCACGTCGTACGACCCGGTGTACAAGGTCAACCCGCCGTTGCGCACCGCCGAGGACGTCGCGGCACTGCGGCAGGGGCTGGCCGAAGGTGTCATCGACATCGTCGCGACCGACCATGCGCCGCATTCCCTGGAGGACAAGGAATGTGAGTGGAGCGCCGCCCGGCCGGGCATGATGGGGCTCCAAACCGCACTGTCGATTGTGATCAAAACGATGGTGGAGTCGGGCGCGATCGACTGGGATGGTGTCGCGCAACGGATGAGCCGCACCCCGGCCCGCATCGCCGGTCTCGCCGACCACGGCCACGATCCGGCCGTCGGGGGTCAGGCCAACCTCACCCTGGTCGACCCGAACGCCGAATGGACGGTGGTGGGCGCCGAACTCGCCGGTCCCAGTCGCAACACGCCCTACGCCGGAATGACACTTCCCGGCGCCGTGCGGGCCACCTTCCTGCGTGGTCGGCCGACCGTGCTCGACGGCAAGTTGACCGAAGGAGTGTCGGCATGA
- the carA gene encoding glutamine-hydrolyzing carbamoyl-phosphate synthase small subunit: MTRRAPAILVLEDGRVFHGEAYGAVGETFGEAVFTTGMTGYQETLTDPSYHRQVVTMTAPHIGNTGVNREDDESDRIWVAGFVIREAARIASNWRADGGLEDELATQGIVGICEVDTRALTRHLRERGAMRVGISSRELDPERLLARVRQSPSMVGANLVDEVTTGQSYVIPADGEKRFTVAALDLGIKRNTPRRMARRGIETHVFPATATVEEILSVSPDAVFLSNGPGDPATATEQVDLTRELLRRRVPIFGICFGNQVLGQALGLGTFKLKYGHRGVNQPVADLATGKVEITAHNHGFALGLPQAKNEHGALGLPQAKNEHGAPAADGSPADVVFETEFGRAQVSHICLNDNVVEGVRCLDVPAFSVQYHPEAAAGPHDADYLFDRLVELIEGGVRVAS, translated from the coding sequence ATGACCAGACGAGCACCGGCGATCCTGGTATTGGAAGACGGCCGGGTATTCCACGGTGAGGCCTACGGCGCAGTGGGGGAGACCTTCGGCGAGGCGGTCTTCACCACCGGAATGACCGGTTACCAGGAGACTCTGACCGACCCGTCGTACCACCGACAGGTGGTCACCATGACCGCCCCACACATCGGTAACACCGGTGTCAACCGTGAGGACGACGAGTCCGACCGCATCTGGGTTGCCGGATTCGTCATCCGAGAGGCGGCGCGGATCGCGTCGAACTGGCGGGCCGACGGCGGCCTTGAGGACGAGTTGGCCACCCAGGGAATCGTCGGCATCTGCGAGGTCGACACCCGGGCATTGACCCGCCACCTGCGGGAACGCGGTGCGATGCGGGTGGGTATCTCCAGTCGGGAACTCGACCCGGAGCGGTTGCTGGCCAGGGTTCGTCAGTCACCGTCGATGGTGGGTGCGAACCTGGTCGACGAGGTCACCACTGGACAGTCCTATGTGATACCGGCGGACGGCGAGAAGCGGTTCACCGTGGCCGCGTTGGACCTGGGCATCAAACGCAACACGCCCCGCCGGATGGCGCGGCGTGGTATCGAGACCCATGTCTTCCCCGCCACGGCCACCGTCGAGGAGATCCTCTCGGTTTCGCCGGACGCGGTGTTCCTGTCCAACGGTCCCGGAGATCCGGCGACCGCCACCGAGCAGGTCGACCTCACGCGGGAACTGCTGCGTCGTCGCGTACCGATCTTCGGCATCTGCTTCGGCAACCAGGTGCTGGGACAGGCACTGGGCCTGGGCACCTTCAAACTCAAGTACGGTCACCGCGGTGTCAACCAGCCGGTCGCCGACCTGGCCACCGGCAAGGTCGAGATCACGGCCCACAATCACGGCTTCGCCTTGGGCTTGCCCCAAGCGAAGAATGAACACGGTGCGCTGGGCTTGCCCCAAGCGAAGAATGAACACGGTGCACCCGCCGCGGACGGCTCACCCGCCGACGTGGTCTTCGAGACCGAGTTCGGTCGCGCGCAGGTCAGCCACATCTGTCTCAACGACAACGTGGTCGAAGGGGTCCGCTGTCTGGACGTTCCGGCGTTCTCGGTGCAGTACCACCCCGAGGCGGCGGCGGGGCCGCACGACGCCGACTACCTGTTCGACCGGTTGGTCGAACTGATTGAGGGTGGTGTTCGTGTCGCGAGTTGA